GAAGAGGAATAAATATTATGCGCAGGAAAATGATGGTAAAAACTTTGAGAATCATTTCCCCCCCTTCTAAATGCAATGTCTTTCTCTGTTTTGCACAGTTTCAGAATACCCAATTGATATCTGCTTGGCTGTGCAGTTGGAAATGAGATTACAAACGTGGAGTCATTACAATTCGATTTGAGTTCAATACAAGAAGCCACAAACCATTTCTCCGCTGATAACAAGTTAGGTGAAGGTGGATTTGGTGAGGTTTACAAGGTAAGCAAGCGATTTATAATGCATTTAAAGTTTGAAGAACCCAAAAGATCTTGCATTAGAATTTAAGAAATTTTGCGGTAGTGCTTGTTTAACAATCTTTTCAAGTGCATTCTCAGGGAACACTTCCTAATGGACAAGCAATAGCTGTGAAGAGGCTATCGAAAGGCTCAGGACAAGGTGCAGCGGAATTTAAGAATGAGGTTGTCTTGGTAGCTAAGCTTCAACACAGGAATTTAGTGAGGTTGTTTGGATTTTGTTTGgaaggagatgaaaaaattctTGTCTATGAATTTGTGCCAAACAAAAGCCTCGACTACTTTTTATTTGGTATGGACTTTCTAATTAAACGCTCATCAATTGCCCTTTGATACAAGGAATGCATAAATGCTTGTTCGTTCATTAGTTCTTCTAAATCAGGAGTACTTGCATTTGAACATAATCCTCTATGCTCtgactgaaatttttttattttcatgaatttgtAGACCCAGAGAAGCAAGGGCTACTGGATTGGTCTAAACGATACAAAATAATAGGAGGAATTGCTCGAGGAATTCTTTATCTACACGAGGACTCTAGGCTAAGAATTATACATCGTGACCTTAAAGCTAGTAATATTTTGCTTGATGGAGATATGAACGCCAAAGTTTCAGATTTCGGCATGGCTAGGATTTTCGGAGTTGATCAAACTCAAGGATGTACCAACAGAATTGTTGGAACATAGTAAGTAAAGATCTAATTCCTATAGAATTGTTGACATAAtagtttcatttcttttttccttttcttttctaaacatGTCGATCCGTTTCGGTTTTGTAGTGGTTATATGTCTCCAGAATATGCAATGCATGGGCAGTTCTCCGTCAAGTCTGATGCTTATAGCTTTGGTGTCTTAATTCTTGAAATTATATCTGGAAAGAAGAACAGTTCTTTCTATCAAACGGGCGGTGCTGCAGACCTTGCGAGCTATGTGAGTGAAGTTTTCTTCCACAACACCACTAATTCCAGACCAGGGATGATAacctggaaaaaaagaagaagaagcattagGTTATCGAAACTATTAACCCCTCAATTTTTTTCAGGCATGGAAACATTGGAGAGCTGGGACACCATTGGAAGTGATGGATCCAACTCTGGCGGATACGTATTCAAGAAATGAGGTAATTAGATGCATCCACATCGGATTGTTATGTGTTCAGGAAGATCCAGCTTCCAGACCCACAATGGCATCAGTTGTTCTCATGCTCAATAGTTACTCGATTACCTTACCATTACCTCAAGAGCCTGCATTTTTTCTCCATAGTAGAACAGATCAAGGGTCAATTCCAAGCAAGGAGTTTTTTGCAGATAAATCTAAGAGCAATTCTGTGCCATATTCTGGCGATGAAGGTTCAATTACTGAAGTATATCCTCGATAAGGAGAGAATGTgcattttctccaaaaaaaagcAATGGAAAATATACAAGGTTAGCTTTTTAGTATAAAACACTTCGAATTTGGGAGTTTCATATCATGGAGTTCCAATCATGATTAGTGAGTTTGCTTAAAACTAGCTAGTGCTTGATGTATATTGTAAATAAGCCTCAACTCCAAAGTTGTTAAATGTGCTTGAGCTAGAATAGTATTAGGATAGTAATCTCCAAGGAATCATTGTGCACCCCAACTCACACACAAGTGTGCAATCTCTAGTCCATCTCGAGGTGGCGGGCTCTCTCTAGTGGTTTAACACTCAGAAGTGGTTACTTACTCATAGATAGCATCCAAGAGTGTGTCtgtgacataaaaaaaagtgtaataaatttttacatCAAACTCTACAGTTCAAAGTTTTTGATGTTATTCAGATTAGTACCATATATTTGGTCTCGTGCATTGATAGATGAGTTTTGATCTTTGATCTTCACTAGGTTTCATGTTTGTGACACGTTTGATCCCATCCAACTACACAGTATTTTAGGAACAAACTATGTATATTTTGATGAGCAAATATGGTATTGTAGAACCAGAGACATTAACGTTCAAATAGATGAATCCATAAGAGATTTGTTACTTATGGTATTATATAATTCGCATCAAcattataatatcttttttaagtgAAGTATGTGTTAGAAGTgacaaaaatactttatattaataatataatacaaaacCCTCGTCAATTCTAACAACTCACTatactttttgaaaaatatcaaattgatattttcttttgattttgatatatttatgataaaaataaaataaaaaatattattttattatatttcaataga
This is a stretch of genomic DNA from Populus alba chromosome 11, ASM523922v2, whole genome shotgun sequence. It encodes these proteins:
- the LOC118063393 gene encoding cysteine-rich receptor-like protein kinase 10, encoding MDSLKFSTVLLSLLSLAIITQAQDPTFLYNNCPNTTTFTRNSTYQANLNLLLSSLSSNATRNNINGFYNVSAGQDPDAVYGMFLCRGDVSNSVCRNCVNFAAKDVLEKCPIEKVAMIWYDECELRYSNRNIFSTVDQDFTLFMMSPNNVTVQPDRFNQLVATTINDIAARAASAPSGAKKFAVQQMNYTGIQKLYTLVQCTPDLSTPDCSRCLEGAISKLGNCCNRKQGGRVIFPSCYFRYELYEFYNATAAAEAAPPPPPVALSPPPASGPETIRKGKGGVSTVLIIAILIPVTVALVLFCLGFCFLSRRAKRNKYYAQENDVGNEITNVESLQFDLSSIQEATNHFSADNKLGEGGFGEVYKGTLPNGQAIAVKRLSKGSGQGAAEFKNEVVLVAKLQHRNLVRLFGFCLEGDEKILVYEFVPNKSLDYFLFDPEKQGLLDWSKRYKIIGGIARGILYLHEDSRLRIIHRDLKASNILLDGDMNAKVSDFGMARIFGVDQTQGCTNRIVGTYGYMSPEYAMHGQFSVKSDAYSFGVLILEIISGKKNSSFYQTGGAADLASYAWKHWRAGTPLEVMDPTLADTYSRNEVIRCIHIGLLCVQEDPASRPTMASVVLMLNSYSITLPLPQEPAFFLHSRTDQGSIPSKEFFADKSKSNSVPYSGDEGSITEVYPR